The genomic DNA CGATACGGCCGATGCAGCGATATTCAGCTCGGCCGCCGCGCGGGCGATATTGCCGTGGCGCAAGGCGGCCGTGAAATAGGTCATCGCCTTGAACGACAGGGACATCATAACCTCTGATTTTCAGATGAAGCTGGACGATAAAAACTGTTTTTCACAGACAGGCCAACCTGTCAAACTGGGCTCGACCACGCACAGAAAGGCTTGGCAATGGAAGATGCACCACTCAAGGGCTGGAACCACACGCCCGCTGTCCCGATCAAGGTATCGCCGTTTTTCTCATGGCCGCCGCAACCGCGCGAGATGGCAGCATGGGTGTGGAATTCGTGGTTCCTCATCACCGAAAAGCTGATCATCGTGGGCATTGCGCTGGTGTCCTTCCACTGGTTCCAGCCCCCGCTCGAGCAGACGCGCACGCTCTCGATCGACTGGATCGCGCAGATGTATCTGCGAAATCTGGTGTTGATGACTGCCGTTGCAGGCGGCCTGCACCTCTATTTCTACAGCTTCACGCGGCAGGGCAAACATCTGCGCTACGATCCGCGCCCGCTGATGAAAAACGGAAAACAGTTCAGCCTCGGCGGCCAGATCCGTGACAACATGTTCTGGACACTGGCCAGCGGCGTGACGGTGTGGACGGCCTATGAGGTGCTGATGTTCTGGGCGATGGCCAACGGCTATGCCCCGATGCTGACATGGGCCGCGCATCCCGTGTGGTTCATCGCGTTGTTTTTCCTGATCCCGATCTGGGAGAGTTTCTATTTCTACTGGATCCACCGTTTGCTGCATGTGCCGTTTCTATACCGCCACGTCCACGCGCTGCATCACCGCAACATCAACGTCGGGCCTTGGTCGGGGCTGTCCATGCACCCGGTCGAACACGTCATTTTCCTCGGATCGGTGTTGATCCACTGGGTCGTGGCCGCGCATCCGGTGCATATCCTCTTCCATCTGCAATACTATGCCCTGACAGCCGCCACCACGCACACCGGCTTCGAAGGGCTGGTGGTCAAGGACAAGAACCGCCTCGCACTGGGCACCTTCCACCACCAGATGCACCACCGCTATTTCGAGTGTAACTACGGATCGCTCGAAATTCCGTGGGACAAGCTCTTTGGATCGTTCCACGATGGGACACAGGCCGCCGATGCGATGATCCGCGAGCGGCGGCGCCGGATGAACACACCCACCTGAGCCGCCGCGCACAAAAAGCTTGATTGCTGCGATATCTTGCGCCTAAGAAGTGCGCAGGGAGCGGCGATGGCGTCGCCTCCGGCAATGCGCCGGACAAGCTCCCCACCCCATCCTGAACGCCGGGATCTTGCTTTGCCGTTGCACACGGCGGGGAAGGTCAAAGCCCTTCCTGTTCGTGTCGCATGGCCTGAACAGGAGCTTACGATGGACGGAAATTCCACCCTTCGCACAGATACTTCCAACCGCCCGACCCAGTACCGGTTTCACCAGGGCGACAAACAACTGCCCTTTGCCGATACCGAATATGAGGCCCGGCTTGCCGGATTGCGCCGGATCATGGCCCGCGACGGTATCGACGCCTGTGTGCTCACCTCGATGCACAACATCGCGTATTATTCCGGGTTTCTTTATTGCGCCTTCGGGCGGCCCTATGCGCAAGTGGTCACGGCAACCCAGACGGTCACCATCAGCGCGGGCATCGACGCGGCACAGCCGTGGCGGCGCGGCTACGGCGACAACATCACCTACACCGACTGGCAGCGGAACAACTACTGGCGCGCCATCGAGACGGTGACGGGAAAGCAACGCGTGATCGGCTATGAAGGCGACCATCTTGCCACGACGCAAATGGGACTTCTGACCGAGTTCTTGAACCCTGCGCGCACGATTGACATTGCCCCTGCGACGATGACCCAGCGGTGCCACAAATCGGCAGCTGAAATCGCGTTGATCCGGGCCGGTGCGGCGACTGCGGATGTGGGCGGGTACGCCATCCGCGATGCAATCCGCGCAGGCGCCCGCGAAATCGACGTGGCAATGGCAGGGCGCGATGCGATGGAGCTCGAGATTGCCCGCCGCTTTCCCGACGCGGAATACCGCGACACATGGGTCTGGTTCCAGTCCGGCATCAACACCGACGGTGCCCATAACCCCGTCACCAGCCGCGCCCTGATGTCCGGCGACATTCTGAGCCTCAACACCTTCCCGATGATTTCGGGCTATTATACCGCATTGGAGCGGACGC from Sulfitobacter sp. S190 includes the following:
- a CDS encoding sterol desaturase family protein; the encoded protein is MEDAPLKGWNHTPAVPIKVSPFFSWPPQPREMAAWVWNSWFLITEKLIIVGIALVSFHWFQPPLEQTRTLSIDWIAQMYLRNLVLMTAVAGGLHLYFYSFTRQGKHLRYDPRPLMKNGKQFSLGGQIRDNMFWTLASGVTVWTAYEVLMFWAMANGYAPMLTWAAHPVWFIALFFLIPIWESFYFYWIHRLLHVPFLYRHVHALHHRNINVGPWSGLSMHPVEHVIFLGSVLIHWVVAAHPVHILFHLQYYALTAATTHTGFEGLVVKDKNRLALGTFHHQMHHRYFECNYGSLEIPWDKLFGSFHDGTQAADAMIRERRRRMNTPT
- a CDS encoding aminopeptidase P family protein, producing MDGNSTLRTDTSNRPTQYRFHQGDKQLPFADTEYEARLAGLRRIMARDGIDACVLTSMHNIAYYSGFLYCAFGRPYAQVVTATQTVTISAGIDAAQPWRRGYGDNITYTDWQRNNYWRAIETVTGKQRVIGYEGDHLATTQMGLLTEFLNPARTIDIAPATMTQRCHKSAAEIALIRAGAATADVGGYAIRDAIRAGAREIDVAMAGRDAMELEIARRFPDAEYRDTWVWFQSGINTDGAHNPVTSRALMSGDILSLNTFPMISGYYTALERTLFVDSVDPASLAIWEANVAAHELGISLLKPGMSCAQVTHRINAFFEERDLLQYRSFGYGHSFGVLSHYYGREAGLELREDVDTVLEPGMVISMEPMLTIPEGMAGAGGYREHDILIITEDGNENITGFPYGPEHNVVG